A genome region from Natronobeatus ordinarius includes the following:
- a CDS encoding NAD(P)/FAD-dependent oxidoreductase: MERVDVAIVGGGPAGASAAERAAAHGAETVLFEQGVPREDRDAVGPDSTDAAGMLDYWVDIMDFDHGEIPDEVILQELDGVDFIGPTSRVELETTGIDASYPRFGYTFHRARMDDWLHERAEDAGADLRVGTSVTSLETDYETLTHTLTLSSGERVEAEYVILADGPQRRITLEALDQFTPPGRSISECLSPPTANHIAYQEYREFPEEVFEKDRLKFWWGYMPGETAYPWVFPNDGTVARVGLTMPIGMTIEDVVSPESYKLLEPTDEKIPTGAEYVSRLLEFEYGDEYDVEEEFPLVENRGKSKGTETYPISSTRPIDSPVRANIAVAGGAMGTTSAFHEGGYHVAVRTGKIAGRLAATDSLEYYNDAWKRAIGDEILRNVSFADIVADYGPDDWDRAFEIVQGMTAATDIEGPLLKKKYSAGLGATKILAAYKRRKYTFRDGNYVQFREDEYVI; encoded by the coding sequence ATGGAACGCGTTGACGTCGCGATCGTCGGTGGAGGCCCCGCAGGGGCATCCGCAGCGGAGCGGGCCGCCGCCCACGGGGCCGAGACGGTGTTGTTCGAACAGGGCGTCCCACGGGAAGATCGGGATGCGGTCGGGCCGGACTCGACCGACGCCGCCGGAATGCTCGATTACTGGGTCGACATCATGGACTTCGATCACGGGGAGATTCCCGACGAGGTAATCCTCCAGGAGCTCGACGGCGTCGACTTCATCGGGCCCACCTCGCGCGTCGAACTCGAGACGACCGGGATCGACGCCTCCTACCCCAGGTTCGGCTACACCTTCCACCGCGCCCGCATGGACGACTGGCTCCACGAACGGGCCGAAGACGCCGGGGCCGACCTCCGCGTCGGAACGAGCGTCACCTCGCTCGAGACCGACTACGAGACGCTGACGCACACGCTCACGCTCTCCTCTGGCGAGAGAGTCGAGGCCGAGTACGTGATCCTCGCGGACGGCCCCCAGCGCCGGATCACCCTCGAAGCGCTCGACCAGTTCACCCCGCCCGGACGGAGCATCTCAGAGTGCCTCTCCCCGCCGACGGCCAACCACATCGCCTACCAGGAGTACCGGGAGTTCCCCGAGGAGGTCTTCGAGAAGGATCGCCTGAAGTTCTGGTGGGGCTATATGCCCGGCGAGACTGCCTACCCCTGGGTGTTCCCGAACGACGGCACCGTTGCCCGCGTCGGGCTCACGATGCCTATCGGGATGACCATCGAGGACGTCGTCTCGCCCGAATCGTACAAACTGCTCGAGCCCACCGACGAGAAGATTCCGACGGGCGCCGAGTACGTCAGCCGACTGCTCGAGTTCGAGTACGGCGACGAGTACGACGTCGAAGAAGAGTTCCCGCTCGTCGAGAACCGCGGCAAGTCGAAGGGAACCGAGACGTACCCGATCTCCTCAACCCGACCGATCGACTCCCCCGTCCGGGCCAACATCGCCGTCGCCGGCGGTGCGATGGGGACGACCTCGGCGTTCCACGAGGGCGGCTACCACGTCGCCGTCCGCACGGGCAAGATCGCCGGCCGCCTCGCCGCGACGGACTCGCTCGAGTATTACAACGACGCCTGGAAGCGCGCCATCGGCGACGAGATCCTCCGAAACGTCTCCTTCGCCGACATCGTCGCCGACTACGGTCCCGACGACTGGGACCGGGCGTTCGAGATCGTCCAGGGGATGACGGCGGCCACCGACATCGAGGGACCGCTGCTCAAGAAGAAGTACTCCGCAGGCCTCGGCGCGACGAAGATCCTCGCGGCGTACAAGCGCCGGAAGTACACGTTCCGTGACGGCAACTACGTCCAGTTCCGCGAGGACGAGTACGTCATCTAA
- a CDS encoding adenine deaminase C-terminal domain-containing protein, with protein MNDLQPVALGDEPADLVLEGGRVYCSSRGAFLERDVAVVGNRIAALLEDGSDVVGPDTRVLSATDRVILPGLIDAHTHADIHATTERMCPYLLAAGTTSIVTEPSGLGALFGPEGLETFLEVTADLPLSVYHTVPPQPFVDTFEPARADEDELEGYASLLAHERVVGVAEIDWIHVVGRDSPVDALYERAAAEGVKIVGHGAGCRGDALRAFATVVDDDHEAISPEEVIERAEHGIHVVGRCGSIRDDLAAVTEALEDVDPASVSLSTDGTWPTELVGGFGMAEVLRRTIDAGVEPGTAIDMATRNTAEHFGLEGRGVVAPGAHADLVVVDDLESMTVETVIVEGSVVVDGTPQVDPEVTYPDFVYDSIDVGTGRDRFTAPVEAAPDGTVRAMEVGRGLLSLETAVEPAVGEGRYVPDPNADVLSATLIDRDPSTEDRAFTGFLTGFGLESGAVATTNTWEVAGLVTVAADPDDASLAASHVASMGGGWAIVRDGEVVADLPMPVAAFAADRPVPEIAAEFETLEDALRELGVDVDRPLLTVQTLTFPGVPALKLSTSGYADVLARSVVGLEGEGEGESN; from the coding sequence ATGAACGACCTCCAGCCCGTCGCTCTCGGCGACGAACCGGCCGACCTCGTACTCGAGGGCGGCCGCGTCTACTGTTCGAGTCGCGGCGCATTCCTCGAGCGGGACGTCGCGGTCGTCGGCAACCGGATCGCAGCCCTGCTCGAGGACGGAAGCGACGTCGTGGGTCCGGACACGCGGGTGCTCTCGGCGACCGACCGCGTGATCCTGCCGGGGCTGATCGACGCGCACACGCACGCCGACATCCACGCCACAACCGAACGGATGTGCCCGTATCTGCTCGCGGCGGGGACGACCTCGATCGTCACCGAACCCTCGGGGCTCGGAGCGCTGTTCGGTCCCGAGGGGCTCGAGACGTTCCTCGAGGTGACGGCCGACCTTCCGCTGTCGGTCTACCACACCGTTCCGCCCCAGCCGTTCGTCGACACGTTCGAACCGGCGCGGGCAGACGAAGACGAACTCGAGGGGTACGCGTCGCTGCTCGCACACGAGCGCGTCGTCGGCGTCGCCGAGATCGACTGGATCCACGTCGTCGGCCGCGACTCCCCGGTCGACGCCCTCTACGAGCGGGCGGCAGCGGAGGGTGTCAAAATCGTCGGCCACGGCGCTGGCTGTCGCGGTGACGCCCTCCGCGCGTTCGCGACGGTCGTCGACGACGACCACGAAGCGATCTCACCCGAGGAGGTGATCGAGCGAGCCGAACACGGGATCCACGTCGTCGGCCGCTGTGGCTCGATCCGCGACGATCTCGCCGCCGTAACCGAGGCGCTCGAGGACGTCGATCCCGCGAGCGTCTCCCTGTCGACCGACGGCACCTGGCCGACCGAACTGGTCGGCGGGTTCGGCATGGCGGAGGTGCTTCGGCGGACGATCGACGCGGGCGTCGAACCCGGAACAGCGATCGACATGGCGACGCGCAACACCGCCGAACACTTCGGCCTCGAGGGACGCGGCGTCGTCGCCCCGGGCGCGCACGCCGATCTGGTGGTGGTCGACGACCTCGAGTCGATGACGGTCGAGACGGTCATCGTGGAGGGATCGGTCGTCGTCGACGGGACTCCGCAGGTCGATCCCGAGGTGACTTACCCAGACTTCGTCTACGACTCCATCGACGTCGGGACCGGCCGTGATCGGTTCACCGCCCCGGTCGAGGCCGCACCCGACGGCACCGTTCGGGCGATGGAAGTGGGGCGTGGACTCCTCTCGCTCGAGACGGCCGTCGAACCCGCCGTCGGGGAGGGACGGTACGTCCCCGATCCGAACGCGGACGTCCTGAGCGCGACGCTGATCGACCGCGATCCGTCGACCGAGGATCGGGCGTTTACGGGCTTTCTCACCGGTTTCGGTCTCGAGTCGGGAGCCGTCGCGACGACGAACACCTGGGAGGTGGCTGGGCTCGTGACCGTCGCCGCCGATCCCGACGACGCGAGTCTCGCCGCTTCCCACGTCGCCTCGATGGGCGGGGGCTGGGCGATCGTCCGCGACGGCGAGGTAGTGGCTGACCTCCCGATGCCCGTCGCTGCCTTCGCGGCGGATCGTCCCGTTCCCGAGATCGCAGCCGAGTTCGAGACGCTCGAGGACGCCCTCCGGGAGCTCGGCGTCGATGTCGACCGACCCCTCCTGACGGTCCAGACGCTTACGTTCCCCGGCGTCCCGGCGCTGAAGCTCTCGACGTCGGGATACGCGGACGTTCTCGCGCGGTCGGTCGTCGGTCTCGAAGGCGAGGGCGAGGGCGAGAGTAATTAG
- a CDS encoding MBL fold metallo-hydrolase has protein sequence MFERHPVPTPFPVDPVNVYVAGRTIVDPGPATDEAWSIVTSALGARGLEPADVEQVLVTHPHPDHFGLARRFRDRGARVLASEATAAIIAAYDDRLEYERRYFREAFHRHGLSESLVERVFEFTAALSRYVSDCPVDRLLADGDVVDVGSTALTAGEVTGHAPGELCFSYEHDDQRRAIVGDHVLAEITPNPLLQPPEEPEGDRPRVLPAFNESLERLRDRGFDRLLPGHGPLVDRPEKRIDELLAAHEERTATVNALVSGSTTAAEVMDGLFGDLPPQEVFSGMSEAIGHLDVLEERGLIGRRTNGANRITYEPA, from the coding sequence ATGTTCGAGCGACACCCGGTTCCCACCCCGTTCCCGGTGGATCCGGTCAACGTGTACGTCGCCGGTCGGACGATCGTCGACCCCGGGCCAGCGACCGACGAGGCGTGGTCGATCGTAACCTCGGCACTCGGCGCACGCGGCCTCGAGCCCGCGGACGTCGAGCAGGTGCTCGTCACGCACCCACACCCGGACCACTTCGGGCTCGCGCGACGCTTTCGCGACCGCGGTGCACGCGTCCTCGCGAGCGAGGCGACGGCCGCGATTATCGCGGCGTACGACGACCGCCTCGAGTACGAGCGACGCTACTTCCGCGAGGCGTTTCACAGACACGGACTGTCCGAATCGCTGGTCGAACGCGTCTTCGAGTTCACCGCGGCGCTGAGCAGATACGTCTCGGACTGTCCGGTCGACCGACTCCTCGCGGACGGCGACGTCGTCGACGTCGGTTCGACGGCGCTCACCGCCGGGGAAGTCACCGGCCACGCGCCGGGAGAGCTGTGTTTCTCGTACGAACACGACGACCAGCGGCGGGCGATCGTCGGCGATCACGTTCTCGCCGAGATCACCCCCAACCCGCTGTTGCAGCCGCCCGAAGAGCCGGAAGGTGACCGGCCGCGCGTGCTTCCGGCGTTCAACGAGTCGCTCGAGCGCCTTCGTGACCGCGGGTTCGACCGGTTGCTTCCGGGACACGGCCCGCTCGTCGACCGCCCGGAGAAGCGAATCGACGAGCTCCTGGCAGCCCACGAGGAACGCACCGCCACCGTGAACGCGCTCGTCTCGGGGTCCACGACAGCCGCCGAGGTGATGGACGGGTTGTTCGGCGACCTTCCCCCACAGGAGGTGTTCAGCGGGATGAGCGAGGCGATCGGCCACCTCGACGTGCTCGAGGAACGCGGGCTGATTGGTCGCCGAACCAACGGCGCAAACCGCATCACCTACGAGCCCGCGTGA
- the rdfA gene encoding rod-determining factor RdfA, producing MAREKNRRRTKVERVIEEYGLDGWGERLEAEWTGDGTERKSLRDLATGFNVAVLRAALSAAGESTVTADVESTYHTLTADDVSRSDTIRKRRELERAGIDVDDVLRSFVTHQAIHTYLTNVREATLERDEGDRVERKKETVQRLISRTQVVTDSTIEELVNAELLRDRPYEVFVNVRVVCNDCGTDYAVEELIERGGCDCG from the coding sequence ATGGCGCGTGAAAAAAACAGACGGCGGACGAAAGTCGAACGGGTCATTGAAGAGTACGGTCTCGACGGCTGGGGAGAACGCCTCGAGGCCGAGTGGACCGGCGACGGGACCGAACGGAAGAGCCTGCGTGACCTCGCAACCGGGTTCAACGTCGCCGTGTTGCGGGCTGCGCTGTCGGCAGCCGGTGAGTCGACGGTCACGGCCGACGTAGAGAGTACGTACCACACGCTCACTGCCGACGACGTGTCGCGCTCGGATACGATTCGGAAACGGCGCGAACTCGAGCGAGCCGGCATCGACGTGGACGACGTACTACGAAGTTTCGTCACCCATCAGGCCATCCACACGTACCTCACGAACGTTCGCGAAGCCACACTCGAGCGAGACGAGGGTGACCGCGTCGAACGCAAGAAAGAGACCGTTCAGCGACTGATCAGCCGAACGCAGGTGGTGACCGACTCGACGATCGAGGAACTGGTGAACGCCGAGTTGTTGCGCGATCGACCTTACGAGGTGTTTGTCAACGTTCGTGTGGTCTGTAACGACTGCGGAACCGACTACGCCGTCGAGGAACTGATCGAACGAGGTGGCTGTGACTGTGGCTGA
- a CDS encoding archaea-specific SMC-related protein gives MSAAESIEDQIEVAVSNVGGIDATDVSLRPGVNVLTGRNATNRTSFLQAIMAALGSDRPSLKGDADEGFVELAFGDDTYTRSLERQNGTVSFGGDPYLTDEQAELADLFAFLLESNEARRAVGRGDDLRELIMRPIDTDEIQAQIQLLEAEKRDLDDRIDELEQFARELPGLEEQNRALADEIEALEADLADVEAELETLDADLEESQSQKDELEETFSRLRAARKELETIEYDLETERESRRELERERERLEDEYDEFTNEEFESADRLEGRIQELRERKRSLETTVSELQGVIRFNEERLEDGGIGLEADDDGDVTDQLLADTDEIVCWTCGSEVDRDRIETTLERLRSLHQDKLSERNELQRTIDDLSSRQKERREKQRRLDDLKRRLATIDTDLEAHDDRIAKLEERRDEKLDAIAELEAETERFEGADYSDVLETHRRANELELTLEQKEAQRAEVADQIADLEKRLDEREELEARREDLEAELTELRTRVDRIEREAVEAFNEHMESILAVLEYANIERIWIERRERTVREGRRTVSRSAFDLHVVRTSEEGATYEDTIDHLSESEREVTGLVFTLAGYLVHDVYDVVPFMLLDSLEAIDSERIADLVEYFEEFVDCLVVALLPEDAQALSDEHHYVTEI, from the coding sequence ATGTCCGCAGCAGAGTCGATAGAAGATCAGATCGAGGTAGCAGTATCGAACGTCGGCGGGATCGACGCGACCGACGTCTCGTTACGGCCGGGAGTCAACGTCCTCACTGGCCGCAACGCGACGAATCGAACGTCGTTCCTGCAGGCGATCATGGCCGCACTCGGCAGTGATCGCCCCTCGCTGAAAGGCGACGCCGACGAAGGGTTCGTCGAGCTGGCCTTCGGCGACGACACCTACACGCGCTCGCTCGAGCGCCAGAACGGCACGGTGAGCTTCGGCGGCGACCCGTACCTCACTGACGAGCAGGCCGAACTCGCGGATCTGTTCGCGTTCTTGCTCGAGTCCAACGAGGCTCGCCGGGCCGTCGGCCGTGGTGACGACTTACGCGAGCTCATCATGCGCCCGATCGACACCGACGAGATCCAGGCGCAGATCCAGTTGCTCGAGGCCGAAAAGCGGGATCTCGACGACCGGATCGACGAACTCGAGCAGTTCGCCCGCGAGCTGCCCGGTCTCGAGGAGCAAAACCGTGCACTCGCCGACGAGATCGAGGCACTCGAGGCCGATCTCGCCGACGTCGAGGCCGAACTCGAGACACTCGACGCCGACCTCGAGGAGAGTCAGAGCCAGAAAGACGAACTCGAGGAGACGTTCTCCCGGCTGCGGGCCGCCAGAAAGGAACTCGAGACGATCGAGTACGACCTCGAAACCGAGCGTGAGAGCCGACGCGAACTCGAACGCGAACGCGAGCGGCTCGAAGACGAGTACGACGAGTTCACGAACGAAGAGTTCGAGTCCGCAGACCGGCTCGAAGGGCGCATCCAGGAGCTTCGTGAACGCAAACGGTCACTCGAGACGACGGTGAGCGAACTCCAGGGCGTCATCCGTTTCAACGAGGAACGGCTCGAAGATGGCGGCATCGGTCTCGAGGCCGACGACGACGGGGACGTTACCGATCAGCTGCTGGCCGATACCGACGAGATCGTTTGCTGGACCTGTGGCTCCGAGGTCGACCGCGATCGGATCGAGACGACCCTCGAGCGGCTGCGCTCGCTTCATCAAGACAAGCTGAGCGAACGGAACGAGCTCCAGCGGACGATCGACGACCTCTCGTCGCGGCAGAAAGAGCGCCGGGAGAAACAGCGCCGCCTCGACGACCTCAAGCGTCGGCTGGCGACCATCGACACCGACCTCGAGGCCCACGACGATCGCATCGCCAAACTCGAGGAGCGACGCGACGAGAAACTGGACGCGATCGCCGAACTCGAGGCCGAAACCGAGCGCTTCGAGGGCGCCGATTACAGCGACGTCCTCGAGACACACCGCCGGGCGAACGAACTCGAACTCACACTCGAGCAGAAAGAAGCACAACGAGCCGAGGTCGCCGACCAGATCGCAGACCTCGAGAAACGGCTCGACGAACGCGAGGAACTCGAGGCGCGACGCGAGGACCTCGAGGCGGAGCTTACCGAGTTGCGGACCCGCGTCGACCGCATCGAGCGAGAGGCCGTCGAAGCGTTCAACGAGCACATGGAATCGATCCTCGCCGTGCTCGAGTACGCGAACATCGAGCGGATCTGGATCGAACGGCGGGAACGAACGGTTCGCGAGGGGCGGCGGACGGTGTCGCGGTCGGCGTTCGACCTCCACGTCGTCCGAACGAGCGAGGAGGGGGCCACCTACGAAGATACGATCGACCACCTCTCTGAGAGCGAACGGGAAGTGACCGGCCTCGTGTTCACGCTGGCGGGCTACCTCGTCCACGACGTGTACGACGTCGTCCCGTTCATGCTGCTCGATTCGCTCGAGGCGATCGACTCCGAACGCATCGCCGACCTCGTCGAGTACTTCGAGGAGTTCGTCGACTGTCTCGTCGTCGCGTTACTCCCCGAGGACGCACAGGCGCTTTCGGACGAGCACCACTACGTCACCGAAATCTGA
- a CDS encoding cob(I)yrinic acid a,c-diamide adenosyltransferase: MPIYTGRGDEGKTDLRDMTRVSKASHRIEAYGAVDELNALVGTVRPTGYEDVDEQLEAVQNHLHVVQADLANPDPAEDDPVVSGDHVEEIEGWIDGYDEELEPLRSFILPTGSETGAKIHHARTVCRRAERRAVALATEEPINQQVIEYLNRLSDGLFTLARVVNQRDGEPEGEPTY; the protein is encoded by the coding sequence ATGCCGATCTACACCGGTCGCGGCGACGAAGGGAAGACGGACCTGCGTGACATGACCCGCGTTTCGAAGGCGAGTCACCGGATCGAGGCGTACGGCGCCGTCGACGAACTCAATGCACTCGTCGGAACCGTCCGACCGACGGGCTACGAGGACGTCGACGAACAGCTCGAGGCCGTCCAGAATCACCTCCACGTCGTGCAGGCCGACCTCGCGAACCCGGACCCGGCCGAGGACGACCCGGTCGTTAGTGGCGACCACGTCGAGGAGATCGAAGGCTGGATCGACGGCTACGACGAGGAACTCGAGCCGCTCCGCTCGTTCATCCTCCCGACGGGCAGCGAGACGGGAGCCAAGATCCACCACGCGCGCACCGTCTGCCGACGCGCAGAGCGTCGTGCGGTCGCACTCGCGACCGAAGAACCGATCAACCAGCAGGTGATCGAGTACCTCAACCGGCTCTCAGACGGCCTGTTCACGCTCGCCCGCGTCGTCAATCAGCGTGACGGCGAGCCCGAGGGCGAGCCGACGTACTGA
- a CDS encoding AMP phosphorylase — protein sequence MNLEAASIDIGTNQPTVLLNTADADELGAHPLDRVRIRQAGTATTGIVKVTDELVDPGTIGVTEPLHHLRGAVDVTLAGTPRSVRYVRKKLDDVELDRHELEAIVRDIHENRLSDVELSAYVSGVYANGLSLEETKHLTQAMTEVGEQLAWGDSIVADKHSIGGVAGNRVTPVMVAIVAEAGLTMPKTSSRAVTSPAGTADVMEVFCEIEFTVEEIEAIVAETGGCLVWGGGVDLSPVDDEIIRAENPLSIDPPGQLMASVLSKKRGAGSTHVLIDVPYGEGAKVESLVAARELADDFKRVGDHLEMDVVCAITHGTDPTGDGIGPVLEARDVLSVLEGGGPEPLRLKSIRLSDILLEHCGVDASATDILDSGRALERFQQIVAAQGGDPDVSVDDLEPGSESATIRAGRSGMISRVDNRQLCDLARRAGAPKDHRAGLELHRVAGEPVDEGDELYTIYAETPGKLAEAEELAGKLEPIRVRSRADALVERR from the coding sequence ATGAACCTCGAGGCCGCCTCGATCGATATCGGGACGAACCAGCCGACGGTCCTCCTGAACACGGCCGACGCCGACGAACTCGGTGCCCACCCGCTCGACCGCGTTCGGATCCGCCAGGCCGGGACTGCGACGACCGGGATCGTCAAGGTGACCGACGAACTCGTCGATCCCGGCACGATCGGCGTGACGGAGCCGCTGCATCACCTTCGGGGAGCCGTCGACGTCACGCTCGCCGGAACGCCGCGGTCGGTCAGGTACGTCAGGAAAAAACTCGACGACGTCGAACTCGACCGGCACGAACTCGAGGCGATCGTCCGGGACATCCACGAGAACCGACTCTCGGACGTGGAGTTGAGCGCGTACGTCTCCGGCGTCTACGCGAACGGCCTCTCGCTCGAGGAGACCAAACACCTCACCCAGGCGATGACCGAAGTCGGCGAGCAACTCGCGTGGGGTGACTCGATCGTCGCCGACAAGCACTCGATCGGGGGCGTCGCGGGTAATCGGGTGACGCCGGTTATGGTCGCCATCGTCGCCGAGGCCGGGCTGACGATGCCGAAAACCTCGTCGCGGGCGGTGACCTCGCCGGCGGGGACCGCGGACGTGATGGAGGTCTTCTGTGAGATCGAGTTTACGGTCGAAGAAATCGAGGCGATCGTCGCGGAGACGGGCGGCTGTCTCGTCTGGGGCGGCGGCGTGGACCTCTCGCCGGTCGACGACGAGATCATCCGCGCGGAGAACCCGCTGTCGATCGACCCCCCGGGCCAGCTCATGGCCTCGGTCCTCTCGAAGAAGCGCGGGGCGGGCTCGACGCACGTCCTGATCGACGTCCCCTACGGCGAGGGGGCGAAAGTCGAGAGCCTCGTCGCCGCCCGCGAGCTCGCAGACGACTTCAAGCGGGTCGGCGACCACCTCGAGATGGACGTCGTCTGTGCGATCACCCACGGCACCGACCCGACGGGCGACGGCATCGGCCCCGTCCTCGAGGCGCGTGACGTCCTCTCGGTGCTCGAGGGCGGCGGGCCCGAACCGCTCCGGCTGAAGTCGATCCGACTCTCGGACATCTTACTCGAGCACTGTGGCGTCGATGCCTCGGCGACCGACATCCTCGACTCCGGACGCGCGCTCGAGCGATTCCAGCAGATCGTCGCCGCCCAGGGTGGCGATCCCGACGTCTCCGTCGACGACCTCGAGCCGGGGTCGGAGTCGGCGACGATCCGGGCCGGCCGGTCGGGGATGATCTCGCGGGTGGACAACCGGCAGCTCTGTGACCTCGCGCGCCGGGCTGGCGCGCCGAAGGACCACCGTGCCGGCCTCGAGCTTCACCGCGTCGCCGGCGAACCGGTCGACGAAGGTGACGAGCTCTACACGATCTACGCCGAGACGCCCGGAAAGCTCGCCGAAGCCGAGGAGCTCGCCGGGAAGCTCGAGCCGATTCGCGTCCGGAGCAGGGCCGACGCACTCGTCGAGCGTCGCTGA
- a CDS encoding universal stress protein — MYDTILVATDGSDAANRAIEHATSLASTFDADLHAVYVVDTRRYGSAALADSSAVIEDLEEQGSALLEDVEQRSDVDVTATVRRGRPSEEIDTYADEIDADLVVIGNRGLGGPAGGQIGSVAERVVRYAGRPVITA, encoded by the coding sequence ATGTACGACACGATTCTCGTCGCGACCGACGGGAGCGACGCGGCGAACCGGGCGATCGAGCACGCCACCAGCCTCGCCTCGACGTTCGACGCCGACCTCCACGCGGTGTACGTCGTCGACACGCGACGGTACGGCTCCGCTGCGCTCGCCGACTCGAGTGCCGTCATCGAGGACCTCGAGGAACAGGGATCGGCGCTCCTCGAGGACGTCGAGCAGCGGTCGGACGTCGACGTCACGGCGACGGTCCGACGCGGCCGCCCGAGCGAGGAGATCGACACCTACGCCGACGAGATCGACGCCGACCTCGTCGTGATCGGCAACCGCGGGCTCGGCGGCCCGGCGGGCGGCCAGATCGGTAGCGTCGCCGAGCGCGTCGTCCGCTACGCCGGCCGCCCCGTGATCACGGCCTGA
- a CDS encoding universal stress protein, whose protein sequence is MYDTILVPTDGSDPANRAIEHALTLADRYGATVHALYCVETHRYGEPALSSSAIVLNQLEERGQAMLEGLADRAENDGIDVSWTICHGRPWEEIHDCADEVDADLIVIGYQGQSHSRDHKIGSVAERVVRTADVPVLTA, encoded by the coding sequence ATGTACGATACGATACTCGTCCCGACGGACGGTAGCGACCCCGCGAACCGCGCGATCGAACACGCCCTGACGCTCGCCGATCGGTACGGCGCGACGGTGCACGCGCTGTACTGCGTCGAGACCCACCGCTACGGCGAGCCCGCCCTCTCGAGTTCGGCCATCGTCCTCAACCAGCTCGAAGAGCGGGGGCAAGCGATGCTCGAGGGGCTCGCCGACCGGGCGGAGAACGACGGTATCGACGTGAGCTGGACCATCTGTCACGGCCGCCCCTGGGAGGAGATCCACGACTGTGCCGACGAGGTCGACGCCGACCTGATCGTCATCGGCTACCAGGGCCAGAGCCACTCGCGCGACCACAAGATCGGCAGCGTCGCCGAGCGCGTCGTCCGGACGGCCGACGTGCCGGTGTTGACGGCCTGA
- a CDS encoding universal stress protein: MYDTIVVPVDGTPGAEGAIARALSLAADDDATVHAISVIESWDDVADLTDEQHEQVRRSSERRGRDATAHVMELADSAGVEVVRHVSEGVPYREIVAYADEVDADLIVMGTRGEAALEDVRLGSTTERVLTTADVPVMAVRLGDGPESVPDPSDVRTGRIVIPTDGSDAAERAAEGALDLAEVVGAGVDVVYVIDRTVYDLEDAPRSIVGLLREGGENALETVAQEATDRGLDVNTELLRGVPEEEILAYADGVDADLLAMGTRGRGVGASADRLLGSTTARVVRRSERPVLTVN, translated from the coding sequence ATGTACGACACGATCGTCGTTCCGGTCGATGGAACCCCCGGTGCAGAAGGTGCGATCGCTCGAGCGCTCTCGCTCGCCGCCGACGACGACGCAACCGTCCACGCGATCTCGGTGATCGAGTCGTGGGACGATGTCGCCGACCTCACCGACGAACAGCACGAGCAGGTGCGTCGCTCGAGCGAGCGACGCGGTCGCGACGCGACCGCCCACGTGATGGAGCTGGCCGATTCGGCGGGCGTCGAGGTCGTCCGCCACGTCAGCGAGGGCGTCCCCTACCGCGAGATCGTCGCCTACGCCGACGAGGTCGACGCCGACCTGATCGTCATGGGCACCCGCGGCGAGGCCGCCCTCGAGGACGTCCGGCTGGGTAGCACCACCGAACGCGTGCTCACGACCGCCGACGTCCCCGTGATGGCCGTCCGCCTGGGCGACGGGCCCGAGTCGGTTCCCGACCCGTCCGACGTCAGGACCGGCCGGATCGTGATCCCGACTGACGGCAGCGACGCCGCCGAGCGGGCCGCCGAGGGTGCGCTCGACCTCGCCGAGGTCGTCGGCGCGGGCGTCGACGTCGTCTACGTGATCGACCGGACGGTGTACGACCTCGAGGACGCGCCGCGGAGCATCGTCGGCCTGCTCCGGGAAGGGGGCGAGAACGCTCTCGAGACCGTCGCCCAGGAGGCGACCGATCGTGGACTCGACGTCAACACCGAACTCCTTCGTGGGGTCCCGGAGGAAGAGATCCTCGCGTACGCCGACGGCGTCGACGCCGACCTGCTCGCGATGGGCACCCGCGGACGCGGCGTGGGCGCGAGCGCCGACCGACTCCTGGGGAGTACGACGGCGCGCGTCGTCCGTCGCTCCGAGCGACCGGTGCTGACGGTCAACTGA